The segment AAATCGCCTCCGCCGGATTGGGGGTGAGGCGCGCCTCAAACAACAACACGTCGGCGGGATGCTTGGTCACTGCCGCCAGGGTCTGGCCCAGCGTTTCGGCTTGCGCCACCATGCGGATGTCATCTTCCAGCGCCAACACCTTGCGTACGCCTACGCGGAAGATGGCTTGAGTGTCGGCAACAATCAGGCGGATCCCTTCGGTCGGCAGCGTTGCTTCGCCGGGCTCCGCCCCAGCAGACGGTTTCGTCCCATTGGCTGGCGTCTTGTCCGGCCCCGTGGCCATGGTGGTTCCCCTTCTATCCCCGTTCGAATCGATACTCATCGATGACCGCCGCAACTGCCCTCCGGCCGTCTTCTGCGGCACAACGCACTACGCGCCCGGCGCCGCTGACTTGCACATTAGAGGGGGTCCCGATGACATCTGCGGGGATGGAAATCGTGAATTCGATATTGGCACCCACCGACATGTCGGTGTCCGTATCGAAGAGAACCCCACACGCGGAAATGTTCTGCGTCCGCCCGCTGAGCGATACCGAGCTGGTTTTAATAAACATCGGCAGCCGTAGGGGGAAACGAACTGCGCTCCGCAATTCCGAGATGTTTCCGTTGTTGAACACGCAGGCTACAGAGTACCCCTCACTTTGG is part of the Terriglobales bacterium genome and harbors:
- a CDS encoding PilZ domain-containing protein, whose translation is MFNNGNISELRSAVRFPLRLPMFIKTSSVSLSGRTQNISACGVLFDTDTDMSVGANIEFTISIPADVIGTPSNVQVSGAGRVVRCAAEDGRRAVAAVIDEYRFERG